In one Serinus canaria isolate serCan28SL12 chromosome 2, serCan2020, whole genome shotgun sequence genomic region, the following are encoded:
- the LOC103812400 gene encoding epidermal retinol dehydrogenase 2-like, with amino-acid sequence MFNFRCIQKLLQYLKFFIFLIIENAFCIFSLRKKYFAGEIVLITGSANGIGRQVALKLAPLGVTLVLWDINDEGNKETSRLAQQNGANRVFVYHCDCSRREDVYEQADKVRKEVGDVTILINNAGILIGKKFCDLTDEDFEKTFRINFFSQVWTCKAFLPAMVACNRGHLVSTASGAGLLGLYRQSDYSASKSAIIAMMEAINSELHHGGKRGIKITIICPYFISTRLSKGFKSAKPCLFPVYDPEYAASRIVDAIKKEKFYLIMPPAVYLFGLKIFLPRKAVRFLESYIKFPESMEEAFGQKKKD; translated from the exons ATGTTCAACTTCAGATGCATCCAGAAGTTACTACAGTAcctgaaattttttatttttttaattatcgAGAATGCCTTCTGTATATTTTCTCTCcgcaaaaaatattttgctggtGAAATAGTACTTATTACTGGCTCTGCAAATGGGATTGGAAGGCAGGTTGCCTTAAAATTGGCTCCTTTGGGAGTAACCTTGGTTCTTTGGGACATCAATGATGAAGGTAACAAAGAAACGAGCAGGCTGGCCCAACAGAATGGAGCCAACAGGGTGTTTGTCTACCActgtgactgcagcaggagggaggatgTCTATGAACAGGCAGACAAG gttagaaaagaaGTTGGGGATGTTACTATTCTAATCAATAATGCTGGCATACTGATTGGGAAAAAGTTCTGTGATCTTACAGATGAAGACTTTGAAAAGACCTTCAGAATCAACTTCTTTTCTCAAGTCTGG ACTTGCAAGGCCTTTCTTCCAGCCATGGTGGCCTGTAACCGTGGGCACCTGGTTAGCACAGCCAGTGGAGCTGGATTACTGGGACTCTACAGGCAGTCAG aTTATTCAGCAAGTAAGTCTGCAATCATTGCGATGATGGAAGCCATAAATTCAGAACTGCATCATGGAGGAAAACGGGGCATTAAAATCACAATCATTTGCCCTTATTTTATTAGTACTAGGTTAAGCAAAGGCTTCAAAAGCGC AAAACCCTGTTTGTTTCCTGTTTATGATCCAGAGTATGCAGCCAGCAGGATCGTGGATGcaattaaaaaggagaaattttatCTGATCATGCCTCCAGCTGTATACTTATTTGGTCTCAAAAT TTTCCTTCCTAGAAAAGCAGTGCGGTTCCTCGAGTCTTACATCAAGTTCCCTGAGAGCATGGAAGAAGCCTTTGGtcagaagaaaaaggattgA